From the genome of Thermococcus chitonophagus, one region includes:
- a CDS encoding cation:proton antiporter: MIELTFAESIFLVLFIGVLSMIISRRTGISYIPIFILAGMLIGPVLNLIPRSLAHSIFDFVRVFGLVIILFTEGHNLSWKILRKNFGTIATLDTVGLLITAIIAGFIFEAVFHSSFLLGFLFGAIIGATDPATLIPLFRQYRVRQDIETVIVTESIFNDPLGIVLTLIAVSMLIPGASGGLFSELSARVGVYGAGIIYFLYNVAVSIGIGILLGVAGYKFIKATKIYDFPEIEAFSLSLAFLGFFIGERLEASGYLVATVTGIILGNYKVLKPREDVRVLKRIQRAIEKEVHFNDTLAALATIFIFVVLGAEMNLQVIASNLGKGLLVALGVMLVARPLATLPILKWWSPREYLFIALEGPRGVVPSALASLPLSLALKYHEGISVYWGEIIMAVVVVTVLASVILETLWLPILKDKLGVGETVEERIKRKEMEKKKKKK, translated from the coding sequence ATGATTGAATTAACATTTGCGGAGTCTATCTTTCTCGTCCTCTTCATAGGAGTGCTCTCGATGATAATAAGTAGGAGGACTGGCATATCATATATCCCAATTTTCATACTAGCTGGTATGTTAATTGGTCCAGTTCTAAACCTTATCCCAAGGAGCCTCGCACACTCAATATTTGACTTCGTTAGGGTTTTTGGTCTTGTAATAATCCTCTTCACAGAGGGGCACAACTTAAGTTGGAAGATTTTGAGGAAGAACTTTGGCACGATAGCAACCCTCGACACGGTAGGCCTTCTTATTACCGCTATAATCGCCGGATTTATTTTTGAAGCAGTATTTCACTCCTCATTCCTATTAGGCTTCCTCTTTGGGGCTATAATTGGGGCAACTGATCCGGCAACTTTAATTCCTCTCTTCAGACAGTACAGAGTTAGACAGGACATCGAAACGGTAATAGTCACTGAATCTATATTCAATGATCCTCTTGGGATAGTTCTGACGCTAATAGCAGTCTCAATGCTCATTCCTGGGGCGAGTGGTGGGCTTTTCTCAGAGCTTTCAGCTAGAGTTGGAGTTTATGGGGCTGGGATTATCTACTTCCTCTACAATGTAGCTGTTTCAATTGGAATAGGGATACTGTTGGGAGTTGCTGGATATAAGTTCATAAAAGCGACTAAGATCTACGACTTTCCTGAAATAGAAGCCTTTTCACTCTCTCTTGCATTCCTTGGATTCTTCATAGGAGAGAGGCTTGAGGCTTCAGGATACCTAGTTGCAACAGTGACAGGGATAATCCTGGGGAACTACAAGGTTCTCAAGCCCAGGGAGGATGTTAGAGTTCTTAAGAGGATACAGCGGGCAATAGAGAAAGAAGTTCACTTCAATGATACCTTAGCTGCACTGGCAACGATATTCATATTCGTGGTTCTCGGGGCAGAGATGAACCTTCAGGTTATAGCCAGCAACTTGGGGAAGGGCCTTTTAGTGGCCCTCGGCGTTATGCTGGTTGCAAGGCCCTTAGCCACGCTTCCAATCCTCAAATGGTGGAGCCCCAGGGAGTACTTATTCATAGCCCTTGAAGGGCCTAGGGGAGTAGTGCCATCTGCCTTGGCATCTCTACCACTAAGCCTGGCATTGAAGTATCATGAAGGGATAAGCGTCTACTGGGGAGAGATAATAATGGCCGTTGTCGTTGTTACGGTTCTGGCATCGGTAATTTTGGAAACCCTCTGGCTACCAATACTAAAAGATAAGCTGGGTGTTGGAGAGACAGTCGAAGAGAGGATAAAGAGAAAAGAAATGGAAAAAAAGAAGAAGAAAAAGTAG
- a CDS encoding Tfx family DNA-binding protein produces the protein MKTFLTDQQIKVLMLRAKGLKQSEIAEILGTSRANVSILEKRALEKIEKARNTILLWEQINSKVRVEVRAGEDIFNIPEKLFKEADEAGVKVPYSTAEIIAFLVEHAPVEDRLAKRDFTLFLDSKNRLRVSECILEEGI, from the coding sequence ATGAAGACCTTTCTTACCGATCAACAGATAAAGGTTCTTATGCTAAGGGCAAAGGGATTGAAGCAGAGTGAAATAGCGGAGATCCTGGGAACAAGCAGGGCCAACGTAAGCATTTTGGAGAAAAGAGCCCTTGAAAAAATAGAAAAAGCCAGAAACACTATTCTATTATGGGAACAAATAAATTCAAAAGTTCGAGTGGAAGTCAGAGCTGGGGAAGATATATTCAACATACCTGAAAAACTTTTTAAGGAAGCTGATGAAGCAGGAGTGAAAGTCCCATATAGCACAGCTGAAATAATAGCTTTCCTAGTCGAGCATGCTCCCGTTGAAGATAGACTTGCAAAAAGGGACTTTACGTTGTTCCTAGACTCAAAAAACAGGCTGAGAGTCAGTGAATGCATATTAGAAGAAGGGATCTAA
- the snatA gene encoding neutral amino acid NAAT transporter SnatA, translated as MEELKSFILMYAGLFAITNPIGAVPVFMGVVSHLPIEKRHEVARKVSITVLITLITFALIGQWIFKFFGSSVDAFAIAGGILLFRMGMEMLSGKLSSVKIDEEEVTLEEVAVIPLAIPLISGPGAITTVMLYMTKENPAIVILTIITVSVTVYLILSSGNKIIENMGRVGIKVTTRMMGLILTSMAVQMIINGIKGAFNL; from the coding sequence ATGGAAGAGCTGAAGTCGTTCATACTAATGTACGCAGGTCTGTTTGCAATAACTAATCCCATAGGAGCAGTTCCAGTTTTTATGGGCGTTGTAAGCCACCTTCCAATAGAAAAGAGACATGAAGTTGCCAGGAAGGTTTCAATAACAGTACTAATAACGCTTATAACCTTCGCCTTAATAGGCCAGTGGATATTCAAGTTCTTTGGCTCAAGCGTTGATGCCTTCGCAATTGCCGGTGGAATTCTGCTGTTCAGAATGGGAATGGAGATGCTCTCCGGAAAGCTCTCCTCAGTGAAGATAGACGAAGAGGAAGTAACATTAGAAGAGGTAGCTGTAATCCCTTTAGCAATTCCGCTGATCTCCGGTCCTGGAGCCATAACCACGGTTATGCTATACATGACTAAGGAGAATCCAGCCATTGTCATTTTGACAATAATCACCGTAAGTGTTACGGTCTATCTTATCCTATCGTCAGGTAATAAGATAATTGAGAATATGGGTCGAGTGGGAATTAAAGTAACGACGAGAATGATGGGACTAATCCTTACCTCAATGGCAGTTCAAATGATAATAAATGGGATAAAAGGAGCATTCAACTTGTGA
- the fbp gene encoding fructose-1,6-bisphosphate aldolase/phosphatase, with amino-acid sequence MAVGEKITISVIKADVGGWPGHSRVHPALIERAKEVLSEAQKEGTIIDFYVTYAGDDLQLIMTHKKGVDSSEIHGLAWEAFKKATEVAKELGLYGAGQDLLKDAFSGNVRGLGPSVAEMEITLRKSEPIVTFHLDKTEPGAFNLPIFRMFADPFNTAGLVIDPKMHMGFRFEIWDIYDHKKVIMSSPEEMYDILALIGAKGRYVIKRVYPKKGHPIPEDEPVAVVSTEKLYEVAGEYVGKDDPVAIVRAQSGLPALGEVLEPFAFPHLVSGWMRGSHNGPLMPVPLKYATPTRFDGPPRAVALGWQISPEGKLIGPVDLFDDPAFEWARQKAMEITDYMRRHGPFEPHRLPLEEMEYTTLPGVLEKLKDRFEPVE; translated from the coding sequence ATGGCAGTGGGAGAGAAGATCACTATAAGCGTGATTAAGGCTGACGTTGGCGGCTGGCCTGGACACTCGAGAGTTCACCCTGCCCTGATAGAGAGGGCAAAGGAAGTTCTAAGCGAGGCCCAGAAGGAAGGAACTATAATAGACTTCTACGTCACGTACGCTGGAGATGATTTACAGTTGATAATGACACACAAGAAGGGCGTTGACAGTTCAGAGATCCACGGCCTTGCATGGGAGGCATTTAAGAAGGCCACCGAAGTCGCTAAAGAATTAGGGTTATACGGTGCAGGCCAGGATCTCTTAAAAGATGCATTCAGCGGGAATGTTAGGGGATTAGGCCCAAGTGTTGCTGAGATGGAGATTACGCTAAGGAAGAGCGAGCCCATAGTTACGTTCCACCTTGACAAGACCGAGCCTGGAGCTTTCAACTTGCCTATATTTAGGATGTTCGCTGATCCCTTCAACACCGCCGGTCTAGTAATCGATCCAAAGATGCACATGGGGTTCAGGTTTGAGATCTGGGACATCTACGACCATAAGAAGGTTATTATGAGCTCACCCGAGGAGATGTATGATATCCTCGCGCTAATAGGTGCGAAGGGCAGGTACGTAATTAAGAGGGTCTATCCAAAGAAGGGTCACCCAATACCAGAGGATGAGCCCGTTGCGGTGGTCTCAACTGAAAAGCTCTACGAAGTGGCTGGAGAATACGTTGGTAAGGACGACCCAGTTGCAATAGTTAGGGCTCAGAGCGGCCTTCCAGCTCTTGGAGAGGTTCTCGAGCCATTTGCCTTCCCGCACTTGGTCAGCGGGTGGATGAGGGGTTCGCACAACGGGCCTCTAATGCCAGTCCCGCTCAAGTATGCAACGCCAACTAGGTTCGACGGACCACCAAGGGCGGTAGCTTTAGGATGGCAGATAAGCCCAGAAGGAAAGCTTATCGGCCCAGTTGACTTGTTTGATGATCCAGCCTTTGAGTGGGCCAGGCAGAAGGCAATGGAGATTACGGATTACATGAGGAGGCACGGACCATTCGAGCCTCACAGGCTACCTCTTGAGGAGATGGAGTACACTACGCTCCCAGGGGTTCTAGAAAAGTTAAAGGACAGGTTTGAGCCTGTAGAGTGA
- a CDS encoding DODA-type extradiol aromatic ring-opening family dioxygenase has translation MLVGMAIMPHGNEAVYPPDEETRKLHENLKKIGRELRNAETYVLITPHNVRISWALGVIMAEHLIPWLPFNDVDVPVDDEYETDRELAQEIFLGARAEFPVVDINFATYSGRYSRFPLTWGEIIPLYFLEKNPLVLITPAKLERDKLIEFGRFLANLLEKAGKKVAVIVSADHGHAHSEKGPYGYAKESKEYDRRIVEMLKSGNLEGLLEFTDDFITKAKPDSYWSLLMALGILREIPMKPDLVSYACPTYYGMASALFRR, from the coding sequence ATGCTGGTTGGGATGGCCATAATGCCCCACGGAAATGAGGCAGTTTATCCGCCAGATGAGGAAACAAGGAAACTCCACGAAAACCTGAAAAAAATTGGGAGAGAGCTGAGGAATGCAGAAACCTACGTATTGATAACCCCACATAACGTAAGGATAAGTTGGGCTCTCGGAGTTATAATGGCCGAACACCTAATCCCGTGGTTGCCGTTCAACGATGTTGACGTGCCTGTAGATGATGAGTATGAGACCGACAGAGAACTAGCCCAGGAAATATTCCTGGGGGCTAGAGCCGAGTTTCCAGTCGTTGATATAAACTTCGCGACTTACAGTGGAAGGTACTCAAGGTTTCCGCTGACATGGGGGGAAATAATTCCCCTTTATTTCCTCGAGAAGAATCCACTCGTCCTAATAACCCCAGCAAAGCTCGAAAGAGATAAGCTCATAGAGTTTGGAAGATTCTTAGCAAATCTTCTCGAGAAGGCAGGTAAGAAAGTTGCGGTTATCGTGAGCGCAGACCATGGCCATGCCCACAGTGAAAAAGGCCCCTACGGCTACGCAAAAGAGTCAAAAGAGTACGACAGGAGAATAGTTGAGATGCTAAAATCCGGAAATCTCGAAGGCCTCCTGGAGTTCACCGACGATTTCATAACCAAAGCAAAGCCAGATAGCTACTGGTCCCTTCTCATGGCCCTTGGGATTTTAAGGGAGATACCTATGAAGCCCGATCTCGTGTCTTACGCTTGTCCAACATACTACGGGATGGCCTCAGCGTTATTCAGAAGGTAG
- a CDS encoding DUF763 domain-containing protein, whose amino-acid sequence MMRSGIAELPLHTGHVPPWLASRMERLARIVLKILVDEYGTKGALERFADPVWFQAFNNLIGMDWDSSGSTTVTTGIVKEALNELDLGIKVAGGKGKASRKTPDELKVIAEKFDLPWEEYVKMSRLVAKVDSVALQTGYQLYHHTFFLDEEGNWAVVQQGMNPEEKLARRYHWFNAEELLNPHKGVAGVKRDFALNTVDIDSKEIQKTIIEIAQEGKKVAREVETIKAMKKGYMVFYKPRDVDVAGVIKRYESLGKIELNVKALEFARELAVEDYESFLLIRGLGPGTLRALALVAELIYDVKPSWRDPVTHPIDPFKFAYAVGGKDRVPFRIEKGIYDDLIEFLTRLEETKNREILKRVRRITERWKFPEEEKIPTF is encoded by the coding sequence GTGATGAGATCTGGCATAGCCGAGCTTCCACTCCACACCGGCCACGTTCCCCCTTGGCTCGCTTCGAGGATGGAGAGGTTAGCTAGGATTGTTCTCAAGATATTGGTTGATGAATACGGGACGAAGGGTGCCCTTGAGAGGTTCGCCGATCCCGTTTGGTTCCAGGCCTTCAATAACCTCATCGGAATGGACTGGGACTCTTCAGGATCAACGACCGTAACCACCGGGATAGTCAAAGAGGCACTGAACGAGCTTGATCTAGGAATAAAGGTTGCTGGGGGAAAGGGAAAGGCTAGCAGGAAGACGCCTGATGAGCTGAAAGTTATAGCGGAGAAGTTCGATCTTCCCTGGGAGGAGTACGTTAAGATGTCTAGGCTGGTCGCTAAGGTAGATTCCGTCGCTCTTCAAACTGGTTACCAGCTTTATCATCACACCTTCTTTCTCGATGAAGAGGGAAACTGGGCTGTTGTACAGCAGGGGATGAATCCCGAGGAGAAGTTGGCGAGGAGGTACCACTGGTTCAACGCTGAAGAGTTGCTAAACCCCCATAAAGGAGTGGCTGGAGTTAAGAGGGACTTCGCCCTGAACACCGTAGATATAGACTCCAAGGAAATACAGAAGACAATAATCGAGATAGCCCAGGAAGGGAAAAAGGTTGCGAGGGAAGTCGAGACAATTAAGGCCATGAAAAAGGGCTACATGGTGTTCTACAAGCCCAGGGATGTTGATGTTGCAGGGGTCATTAAAAGATATGAAAGCCTTGGGAAGATTGAACTCAACGTTAAAGCTTTGGAATTCGCTAGGGAACTTGCAGTTGAAGATTACGAGAGCTTCCTCTTAATTAGGGGTCTTGGCCCAGGGACTTTGAGGGCTTTAGCCTTAGTTGCTGAGCTAATATATGATGTTAAGCCAAGCTGGAGGGATCCTGTTACTCATCCAATTGATCCGTTTAAGTTCGCTTATGCCGTTGGGGGTAAGGATAGAGTGCCCTTCAGGATTGAGAAGGGAATCTATGACGATCTAATAGAATTCTTAACAAGGCTTGAGGAAACTAAAAACAGGGAAATTCTGAAGAGAGTTAGAAGGATAACGGAAAGATGGAAGTTCCCGGAGGAGGAAAAGATCCCTACCTTCTGA
- a CDS encoding transcriptional regulator: MARREKIIELLLERDYSVSELARILGLRGKGSKKAIIEDLKVIAKIAKREGMILLIKPAQCRKCGFTFKPEINIPSRCPRCKSEWIEEPRFKLERR; the protein is encoded by the coding sequence ATGGCCAGAAGGGAGAAGATAATTGAGCTACTCTTGGAGAGGGACTACAGCGTTAGCGAGCTTGCGAGAATTCTAGGACTTAGGGGAAAGGGATCAAAGAAGGCGATCATTGAAGACCTAAAGGTCATAGCAAAGATAGCGAAGAGGGAAGGCATGATCCTCCTGATAAAGCCCGCCCAATGCAGGAAGTGCGGCTTTACATTCAAGCCAGAAATAAACATCCCCTCAAGGTGTCCAAGGTGCAAGAGCGAGTGGATAGAAGAGCCGAGGTTCAAGCTCGAGAGGAGGTGA
- a CDS encoding ribonuclease III family protein, which yields MDKGLAKFGDSLINFLYSLALTEFLGKPTGDRVPNASLAIALDLAGLSKGLRRMDKHAKGDYAEALIAEAWLKGLITEREAVEIIKANLSEDVLDFSKKKEAIGKALAPLLKVISERLTSSRA from the coding sequence ATGGACAAGGGATTGGCGAAGTTTGGAGATTCTCTTATCAACTTCCTTTATTCTCTTGCCCTAACGGAGTTCCTGGGGAAGCCAACTGGTGACAGGGTTCCTAACGCGTCCTTAGCTATTGCTTTAGACTTAGCAGGGCTTTCAAAGGGGCTGAGGAGAATGGACAAGCATGCGAAGGGGGATTATGCCGAAGCCTTAATTGCGGAGGCGTGGCTTAAGGGCTTAATAACGGAGAGGGAGGCTGTTGAGATAATAAAGGCAAACTTGAGTGAGGACGTTCTAGACTTTTCAAAGAAGAAGGAGGCCATAGGAAAGGCTTTGGCTCCTCTCCTCAAGGTAATAAGCGAGAGGCTCACCTCCTCTCGAGCTTGA
- a CDS encoding iron-containing alcohol dehydrogenase has translation MRFFLKTTLFLGEGSLKNVEKIVNENERVLVFSSRSMDKLGFLGEVTKYLEEAGAVYETIIGVPAEPTLEAVEEILPKVKEFGPETFIAIGGGSVIDVAKAVKVFYDVPDLNFDDVAIFSRFQKVNPIPKLKTKLIAIPSTSGAGSEVSAASVIKKGDTKYTLVSPELCPDYAILDPRLPEKMPREVARNSGLDVLVHAIEAYVSKVATPFSDAYAIKAAKTVFEYLERSVSGDREAREKIHYAATMAGIAFLNGRLGLVHAMSHKAAWIGPHGLVNAILLPYVMEYNIKRAPGRYDSLAKELGFKDVEELYFKVIELNEKLGVPKLSEIVDEKEFMEKLDEMAKKAYEDPLVNFNPVEPTVDEIKEIYLKAFRGE, from the coding sequence ATGAGATTCTTCCTTAAAACTACCCTCTTTCTTGGAGAGGGCTCACTGAAGAACGTTGAAAAGATTGTGAATGAAAACGAAAGGGTTCTCGTGTTCTCATCAAGGTCAATGGATAAGCTTGGCTTCCTGGGGGAAGTTACCAAGTACCTTGAAGAAGCCGGGGCAGTTTACGAGACCATAATAGGCGTTCCAGCTGAACCAACCCTAGAGGCTGTGGAAGAGATACTTCCAAAGGTTAAAGAGTTTGGGCCTGAAACGTTTATTGCAATCGGTGGTGGAAGCGTTATAGACGTTGCGAAGGCCGTTAAAGTTTTCTATGATGTTCCGGACCTTAACTTCGACGATGTGGCTATATTCAGCAGGTTTCAAAAGGTAAACCCAATTCCAAAGCTTAAGACTAAGCTCATAGCTATCCCGTCAACGAGCGGGGCTGGAAGCGAAGTTTCAGCCGCGAGCGTCATAAAGAAGGGCGATACAAAGTATACCCTCGTGAGCCCTGAGCTCTGTCCAGACTATGCAATTCTTGATCCGAGGTTGCCGGAGAAGATGCCCCGGGAAGTTGCCAGAAACTCTGGATTGGATGTCCTGGTTCACGCAATCGAGGCGTACGTTTCAAAGGTCGCAACCCCCTTCAGTGATGCCTACGCGATTAAGGCCGCAAAGACGGTCTTTGAGTACTTGGAGAGGAGCGTCAGTGGGGATAGGGAGGCCAGAGAAAAGATCCACTACGCCGCGACCATGGCGGGTATAGCTTTTCTCAATGGAAGGCTTGGCCTAGTTCATGCAATGAGCCACAAGGCGGCATGGATAGGGCCTCACGGGTTAGTTAACGCTATCCTATTACCTTACGTTATGGAGTACAACATAAAGAGGGCTCCGGGAAGGTACGATTCCCTCGCGAAGGAACTCGGCTTCAAGGACGTTGAGGAGCTTTACTTCAAGGTTATTGAGCTCAACGAGAAGCTTGGAGTTCCCAAGCTCTCCGAGATCGTCGATGAAAAGGAGTTCATGGAGAAGCTCGATGAGATGGCTAAAAAGGCGTATGAAGATCCATTAGTGAACTTCAACCCAGTGGAGCCAACGGTAGATGAAATCAAAGAGATCTATCTGAAGGCCTTCCGTGGGGAGTGA
- a CDS encoding TBP-interacting protein — protein sequence MKFESLDEKMKKVYAKIRTIDEFHWHIDDNTIIGIHKKSGMKLQVRIAGSKEEADKLAQEKEPGVLDVIVIPGKGTFYVNNGAFIMSLKFLRPTVQDIADHIVWAGFKVIEKDGGLEQEDIYDYLGGRLIEHLKQGLVNGRDYVFWPFYKCKHCGKYVDIDSLARHMKNHGEDVKEWSEEKYEVLEINFVEKKVYDKFGKEVPMDKFSEEAQDFIKDSFEGE from the coding sequence ATGAAGTTTGAGAGCTTAGATGAAAAAATGAAAAAAGTTTACGCAAAGATACGAACAATTGACGAGTTCCACTGGCACATTGACGATAACACCATAATCGGAATTCACAAGAAGAGCGGGATGAAACTACAGGTGAGGATAGCGGGTAGCAAGGAGGAAGCTGACAAGCTAGCCCAGGAAAAGGAGCCCGGAGTTCTAGATGTTATAGTGATCCCTGGGAAGGGAACCTTCTACGTCAACAACGGAGCCTTCATAATGTCCCTGAAGTTCTTAAGACCCACGGTTCAGGATATAGCAGATCACATAGTCTGGGCCGGCTTTAAGGTTATTGAGAAGGATGGGGGGCTGGAGCAGGAGGATATATATGACTACCTTGGCGGAAGGCTGATAGAACACTTAAAGCAGGGCTTAGTTAACGGGAGGGACTACGTATTCTGGCCCTTCTACAAGTGCAAGCACTGTGGAAAGTACGTAGATATAGACAGCCTTGCCAGGCACATGAAAAACCATGGTGAGGATGTGAAGGAGTGGAGTGAAGAGAAGTATGAGGTACTCGAGATAAATTTCGTCGAGAAGAAGGTTTACGATAAGTTTGGAAAGGAAGTTCCCATGGACAAGTTCAGCGAGGAGGCCCAGGACTTTATAAAGGACAGCTTTGAAGGTGAGTAA
- a CDS encoding MFS transporter — MKKRKIFGVSWNVFLLGIVSFLNDMSSEMIMPIVPTYLTDILGIGKALSGSIMGLIESLSSLFKVLFGYFSDRFRKRKAFVALGYMLSAVAKGSLAFISSWWEFVALRIVDRIGKGIRTAPRDALIAESSEKGKTGKAFGFHRMMDTLGAVAGPLAAIGLLAIFSQLPKVVAYKRIFIISAIPGLVGVLIVLLFVVDKGGEVKKKIKGISALRSRSLQLFLLIIAIGALGRYSYAFTLWKAEELGLTVMQGLGFYALFNLIYALSAYPLGAYSDRIGKRKLITIGFGIAALASIAFAFARNALELALAFVLYGIYIAIEDTIPRAYMADLAKEFEKGTVIGAYHTVFGIFVLPASVIAGILWQTYSLTYAFLYAAAMNALAMILMVLTREK; from the coding sequence ATGAAGAAGAGGAAGATATTCGGGGTAAGCTGGAACGTCTTCCTCCTAGGAATTGTCAGCTTCCTCAACGATATGAGTAGCGAGATGATAATGCCCATAGTTCCTACTTACCTCACCGATATCCTGGGCATAGGAAAGGCTCTCAGCGGTTCAATAATGGGTCTTATAGAGAGCTTAAGCTCACTGTTCAAGGTTCTGTTTGGATACTTCAGCGATAGGTTCAGGAAGAGAAAGGCCTTCGTTGCACTGGGCTACATGCTCTCAGCTGTAGCTAAGGGTTCTCTGGCGTTCATAAGTAGCTGGTGGGAGTTCGTTGCCCTTAGGATAGTGGACAGGATCGGCAAGGGAATAAGGACGGCCCCCAGGGATGCTTTAATTGCCGAATCAAGCGAGAAGGGTAAAACGGGAAAGGCTTTTGGCTTCCACAGGATGATGGACACCCTGGGGGCCGTTGCCGGCCCCTTAGCTGCTATAGGGCTCCTAGCAATATTTTCCCAACTTCCGAAGGTCGTTGCTTACAAGAGGATCTTCATAATCTCAGCGATCCCAGGACTGGTAGGTGTTCTCATAGTCCTCCTCTTCGTCGTCGATAAGGGCGGGGAGGTTAAGAAGAAGATTAAGGGAATATCAGCATTAAGATCAAGAAGCCTTCAGCTTTTCCTTCTCATAATTGCAATAGGTGCCTTGGGAAGGTACAGCTATGCTTTTACCCTCTGGAAGGCTGAGGAGCTTGGACTAACGGTTATGCAGGGCTTGGGCTTCTACGCTCTCTTCAATCTCATCTATGCCCTCTCGGCATATCCCCTGGGGGCATACTCGGACAGGATAGGGAAGAGGAAGCTCATAACTATTGGCTTTGGAATAGCAGCTTTAGCTTCGATAGCCTTTGCATTCGCAAGGAATGCCCTAGAGCTTGCCCTAGCCTTCGTGCTCTATGGGATATACATCGCGATAGAGGATACGATTCCAAGAGCCTATATGGCAGATCTAGCAAAGGAGTTCGAGAAGGGCACTGTTATAGGGGCATACCATACGGTCTTCGGGATCTTCGTGCTCCCTGCTTCTGTAATAGCTGGGATACTTTGGCAGACTTACTCCCTAACATATGCTTTCCTATATGCCGCGGCCATGAACGCCTTAGCAATGATCCTTATGGTTCTAACAAGGGAAAAGTAG
- a CDS encoding PadR family transcriptional regulator, producing MKYRDFLILHILHHAEKGGITGVFIMKELERHGYRVSPGTIYPLLHSMEKEGLLRSRWEVREGRRIRVYEITEKGVKALQEGRERVRELCKELLEGCE from the coding sequence ATGAAGTACCGAGACTTTCTAATCCTGCACATACTCCACCACGCGGAAAAAGGGGGGATTACGGGAGTTTTTATAATGAAAGAGCTGGAGAGACACGGCTACAGAGTCAGCCCGGGGACTATCTATCCCTTACTTCACTCAATGGAGAAAGAGGGACTGCTAAGGAGCAGATGGGAGGTTAGAGAGGGGAGGAGGATACGCGTATACGAGATAACGGAAAAGGGCGTGAAGGCTCTCCAAGAGGGTCGTGAAAGAGTTAGAGAGCTCTGCAAAGAACTTCTGGAGGGATGTGAATGA
- the hypE gene encoding hydrogenase expression/formation protein HypE — translation MKIRLEHGAGGELMEELIRDVILKNIRLNSAGGIGLEALDDGATIPLGDKHLVFTIDGHTVKPLFFPGGDIGRLAVSGTVNDLAVMGARPLALASSLIIGEGFDGADLERILKSMNDTAEEVPVPIVTGDTKVVEDEIGIFVITAGIGIAERPISDAGARVGDAVLVSGTIGDHGIALMSHREGISFETELKSDVAPIWDVVETVAKTIGWENIHAMKDPTRGGLSNALNEMARKASVGILVRESDIPIRPEVKAASEMLGISPYEVANEGKVVMIVAKEYAEDALEAMRKTEKGRNAAIIGEVIKDYPGKVILETGIGGKRFMEPPIGDPVPRVC, via the coding sequence ATGAAGATAAGGCTCGAGCACGGTGCCGGTGGAGAGCTAATGGAGGAACTGATTAGGGATGTGATACTGAAGAACATAAGGCTGAACTCCGCTGGTGGAATAGGACTTGAAGCTCTTGATGACGGAGCTACAATACCCCTAGGGGACAAGCATTTAGTGTTTACAATAGATGGACACACCGTTAAACCCCTCTTCTTCCCTGGGGGAGACATAGGTAGATTAGCTGTAAGTGGAACGGTCAACGACCTAGCCGTTATGGGGGCCAGACCATTAGCCTTAGCGAGCTCCCTGATAATTGGGGAAGGATTCGACGGAGCTGATTTAGAGAGAATTCTGAAGTCAATGAATGACACCGCGGAGGAGGTTCCCGTTCCAATAGTTACCGGAGATACTAAGGTCGTTGAAGATGAAATTGGAATATTCGTGATTACGGCCGGAATTGGAATTGCAGAGAGGCCGATAAGCGATGCTGGAGCCAGGGTTGGCGATGCCGTTCTGGTTAGCGGAACGATAGGAGATCACGGAATAGCCCTGATGAGCCACAGGGAGGGCATCTCATTCGAGACCGAGCTTAAGAGTGATGTCGCACCGATATGGGATGTAGTGGAAACGGTGGCAAAGACAATAGGCTGGGAGAACATCCACGCAATGAAAGACCCGACAAGGGGAGGGCTCAGCAACGCCCTAAACGAGATGGCGAGAAAGGCCAGCGTTGGAATTCTAGTCAGGGAGAGCGACATACCGATAAGGCCAGAAGTAAAAGCTGCAAGTGAGATGCTCGGGATAAGCCCCTACGAGGTCGCCAATGAAGGAAAGGTCGTAATGATCGTTGCCAAAGAGTACGCCGAGGACGCCCTCGAGGCCATGAGGAAGACCGAGAAAGGCAGAAATGCGGCAATCATAGGGGAGGTAATAAAAGACTATCCCGGGAAAGTCATCCTTGAAACCGGCATTGGAGGAAAGAGGTTCATGGAGCCTCCAATTGGCGATCCCGTTCCGAGAGTTTGCTGA